The genomic DNA GCGTTCCGCAGGTGCACTCACCGCCGTGGTGGTCGGGTGCGCGCTGCTGTTCGGCGTCGCGCGCCTGTCTGTCACGCGCCCGGACGAGGGCGTACGTGTCGCCATGCTTGCGACCGACGGCCTGCACGAGCGGCCGCGCGACTGGCGAAGCTTCCGAGAAACTTATGGTCCGGCGATCGCGCGGGCGGCCGTGCCGGGAGCCGTTGTGCTGTTGCCTGAAGCCGTGGCCGGCATGAATGCGGGGGAGGCCGAGAAGGCCGCCGGAGCGCTCTCCTCATTCGCTCACGCGCGCGCGACCACCATTGTCGCGGGCGTGGTGGTGACGGACGACGCGCGCGTCACCAATCGGGCGCTCGTCGCCCGGGCGAACGGCCGTCACGCCTGGTACGTGAAGCAGCATTTAGTGCCGGGCTTTGAAGCGAACATGTCGCCTGGGGACCGTCCGCTCATGCTGGACGCAAACCTCGAGAAGGTCGGCGTCGCGATTTGCAAGGATATGCATTTCCCAACGCTCGGCCGTGAGTATGCGCGCGCGGGCGCGCGGCTCATGCTCGTCCCTGCGCTGGATTTCGACGTGGACGATGAGATGGCAGCGCGCATTACCGCGCTCCGGGGTGTCGAGGGCGGATACTCGATAGCACGGGCGACCCGGCGCGGTTTCAGCATGGCCAGTGATCCCTACGGGCGTATCCTAGCCGAGCGTCGGAGCGGGCGGGCGCTGTCGACGCTCACCGCGACGGTGCCGACCGTTTCCGCAGGGCCAACCGTTTACGCGACGATCGGCGACGCGTTTGGCTGGTTGTGCGTTGTTGGCTGGGCGGCTCTGGTCCTAGCGCGATTTCTAAAACTGTTATCTCCGCCAGCCGTACCTGTGCCAGCCCTGACCTGTGCTAAAATCGAACGGTTGTGAAACGGGCATCAACAGTTCGACCGTTCCGGCCTTGAAAACTCTCCGGCGGGAAAGTCCCCAATCAAAGTCGTTCGGGGCGGTTGCTTGGTCTCCCACAGCGGCCAAATGCTCACCTGAATGGTCGTCGGGTTTCGGGAACGCCTTCTCGGCGCTGAACGGCCGGATCTGGGTCATTCAGACAGATGCTGTTGCAAGAACTCGACTGTTTTCGGCCAACTGTCTCGTCGAGCCGACATGTTCGCGGCCTCGGTCCCACCCATCATGCTCCAGTATCGGGCGCTGCCGCTGCCGGGCGGGAGGGCCGGTCCAAACACACCATGCCCGGCTTGCGGGTAGCGCAGAAGGGTCGGTGCTGCCTTGCCGTTCTGAACAAGGCGCCCCCCGATCATCTCGGACATTTCGCAACTCGGCCAGACAAGATCGGTGTCGCCGCAGATGAGGAGGATCGGGGCTGCAGTCCGCTCGACTGGGATAACGGACTTGGGATGCTCGCCGACCTTCTGCAATCCATTCGAATGCACCCCATATGTTCCACCTCGCGGGTGCGACCATGAGCCATAGGGCAGGCTCGGCACGTCCTTGCCGTGTTCTGTCCATGTCGATCGCAGACCGCCGGAAATCATGGTCAGCGGGCTCATCCCGTCCCAGACGACAGAAGACGGCATACCTACAGCCACCGCTCGAACATCTGGACGGCGGACGGCAAGCGTGAGCGCAGCTTCGGCACCCTTCGAGTAACCAATGATGCCGATACGCCCAGGATCGACCTCGGGACGCGCCTTGAGCCAATCGATGGCCTCGGTGAAACGCTCTAGGGGTAGCCGCGACATTTTGTTGGGAAGCGTATTGGCACAATGATAGCCGACCTGAAGTGCGCCGAAGCCTGCTGCCTGTAGCGCAAGCGCCTCCCGCTTGGCCTCGTTGCCGAGACCGCCATCATAGCCGCCGATAACCACGAGTGCAGGGCGTGGCCCGACGCCCCGACCGGGAAAGTAATTCCCGAAAGTATTTTCGGTCTGGATGCGCACGCCGGTCGGACCAGGCGCAGCAACTGGACAAACGCGTGTTTGGTTCAGACCCCATACAAAATAGCCGGCGAAGGCGAGCACGAGCAAGCCGAACGCGATTAAGATTCGTTTGCCCCAAACCTTCCAGCGCGGACGCGATCTCGGAGTGTCGGTATTCGCCATGACCGTTCCTGTCATCGAGGCTCTCTTTCTTGGGTGCCGTCGCTCTTAGCATGGCCAGCCTTTCGATGACGCGATTGGAAATTCATGCGCGTCGCCAGGGCGAGCAGCCAGACGATGAAGGGAAGCTCTCCTAATTGCATTAGGGCCGCGACCCTCTCGGAAGTCGCGATCGCTCCTGCCGGTGCCAGACCGGGCATCACGAGCATAGCGCCGGACCCGAGCAGCCAGCCCACTCCGCCTGCCAGCTCGCATAGGCCGAGCAGCTTCGGAACGAATCCGCTCTGGATGATGAGCAGGCCGAGGGGGAGCAGCCACAGCCCCCAGAAGATGCCGGCGATGCCCACGCCGTGACAGTGCATGCGGATCATCAGAGCGGCGAGCTCATCTCGTTGTGCTGGGGCGAAAGCGTTCGCGATGCCTGCATCGAGCGCCAGTGACAGCGCGCCGACCTCAGTCATAAGATTGAGGAACATGATTGGGATCGGAGCGAGCGCCAGGACAAACATCTGCCGTGCAAGGTCACCGCTTACCGGCTTGAACATGCGGTACATCTGCAGCGCGAGAAAGACCTCGACGGTCTGATAGACCGCCTCGCTCAGCATGTTCAGCCGGATCATCGGCTCGGCAGCGGCGATCCGCATGGTCAAGCCGGCTGAACCCGCGCTTCCGATTAGCTTGGCCGGATCAAGCGCGAACGAAACCGGTGCGATCACTGCGTCGAGCCCGTACAGGAGCGCCGCTATCGGAATTAGTTTTCGGAACTCTTGCAGATCTGCAATTTCGATTATCGGTTTCACCGGGATCGCTCAGCGGATCGTCGCGGCGAGCGCCACCGCCACGGATCTGCCGGCTGACCGAAGTAGGTAAAGGCTACATAACCCCAAGGTACGATAAACGGGAACACCACGACCATAAGTACAGCGACGAGCGTGCCTGCCACGGCCTCGTCAATCCGGTGCTCGGCCCAGAGCGGGAGCGCGATCCGGACCAGCCAGATCAGCTTCCACGTCATCTCGAAGAAGAGAAGCGGCAGCATCTTCAAAGGGTATCTCAGGCCCAGGATTGAGAGCAGCCCGAGCGCGCACAGCATCGAGAGGACGACGCCGTGCATGACCTCCAGCGTGGGGCCGCGAGCAATGAGTAGCGGCGCCATCTGCGAACCCAAGCCGAGGATCAGGAAGAGATAGCCGGAGCGCAGCAGGTTAAGGCGGAAAACGGACGGTTCGGTCATGAGATTTTCCCGGCTCGGCCTGGAATGACAAGATATCCCCCGGTTGGCAGTTCAACACGGCGCAGATCGCCTCGAGGGTGGAGAAGCGGACGGCCTTGGCCTTGCCAGTCTTCAGAATCGACAGGTTAGCGAGCGTGATATCGATGGCTTCGGAAAGCTCGGTGAGCGACATGCGCCGTCGTGCCAGCATGTCGTCCAGATGCACGGTGATCGGCATGATCAGACGGTGCCAGCCAGATCGTCGCGCATGGCTGATCCTGTGGCGAACACTCGGGCAAGTACGAACACCATCAGCGTCGCCAGCCATCCGCCGACCGATATGTCGCCGGCAGGTGCGGCCGCTCCGAGGCTCGGCCAGAACCGGGCCAGCAGCGCGCAGGGCACATCGAGCATTTGTAGGGCGAGAAGAGCCCAGCCGATCTGCCGCAGTCCGGCGGCATTAGCCGGTGCGAAGGGGTCTCCGTGCGCCGCGCTCGCTGCGATCGATGCCAGCGGCACCAACAGCCGATCGGAAGCAATTGTCATGGCCACGCCGATCAACATGAGGAGCCGGATGCCAAGGAGGGCGGCGGCCACATCGACCGTCGGATCGGCCTTCACGAGCATTGCGCGATAGAAGCCGTGGAACGCCCAAGAGCTGGCGAGCCCAGCCGCGATAGCAACGAACAGAAGCCCGTTCACCACGCGTCCAATGCGGAGGACTGCTGCCACACCCGGTATAAGTTGATCCCGCCGTTGCACCGACTTTTCCCTTATCGTTATTCAATAATCCTCCTGGCATAGCGAGGTCAACAGGTTTATTGAAAAACGATAACGAAATTGTTGCGGACACGATAGGTCGGCGGCGTAAAGCTATTCTTATTACGCACTAATTTATGGAAAGGCGGCGGCGCGGCGCGGCGCGAAAGCGGCTATCGCCGCCCACCGTCTCGAAGGCGGCCTGTCCGCACTCCACCGTCTCTAGCCGTACCGAGCTGATCCGGCTTGCTAAATTTGCGGTTTGGTCAACCTGAACGAATGGCCGAAGTTGGGTAGCGGGACAGGTCGCCAGGATGTCGCATTGTGGGTCAATTCGTTGGTGCGCGGAGGCTAGTCTGTGCCAAGCGCGGACCTTTGCGCGCTGCTAATTAACGTCTCGACCGAGATACTACGAGGGTTGAGCTTACCGCGCCGAAAAAGCCGATCTGGGAATTGCGGCACCATCGCCATCGGGTCGGCTTATGACCACTGATGTGACGCGGCCGTTCTCAGCAATGAAACACGCCTGATTGCCTGTTGCGCCGAGTAGAAACCAGTCATCTCCCAAGGCCTGCATCTCGATCTCCGCCTGCGCGCCACGCTTCCAATAGAGCGTACCGTCGCGGCTTGTTACGTGGCGGTCGCCGTAATTGCCGACATAACGAGCAAGCGCTGCGGCTGTCATTGTCGGAGGCGCGACGCGCGCGCGTGCGATCCGCAATTCCCAGCGTAGTCGTATTTGATCGTCGGTGGACGCACTAAGCGCGAGCTGCTCAAGTGCCCGCGCGTGAGCAATGAGCATCGCCGAGCCGACTGGCGATGCTATGGTCGGAAGCACGCCCACCCCTTCCCAATTGGTGTTCGTGATCGCGTCAATTGCTCTGGCCGTTGAAAGGCTGAGTACAAACCCGCCCGCAATGGGAAACACGTCGCTTTGATTGCCGGCACCCGCCGTTGGTTCACCGACGACCTCTCCCAGCTTGCGATTCGCGATCTGATAGGCAAGCTCTTCTGCGGCAGAGGCGGTCGCTGGACCGGTCAGGACAAAGATCGGCTTACCCTTGATCCTGCCAGACGGAAGGTCGCGGACAGACCGCAATGGCGTGGCCTTCGTCCCTTCGAAAAAGGTGACGAAGAGCGTGTTCGGTTCTACGAAGTGGCTCAACAAGTAATGCACGGCATCCGGAAAGCCGCCTGCATTTTGCCGGACATCGATAATAATCGCGTCGCCATCGCGCAGAAAACGCATCGCGCCGTCATAGACCCCACTGGTGACACCGTTGGTCCAATCGAAAGCGACGATATTCAGGTATCGGACGTTGCCTTCAAGGATACGCTGCTCGATCAGGCCTTGATTTTCCCGTCTGAACCTCTGAGCGGCAACTCCTGCTTGTGCGTTGAGTGCAGCATATCCCATCTGGGGAGCCGCACGGAGGACCGACGCTTTGGCAGGGTCGTGGACGAGATACACGTGCCTGTCCCGCGTGACGGCTTTTAGGTCCTCGGTCACCAGCGCCGCGAATGCGCGATCGTCAGCGATATCGTAGCGTCCCGACGCCACGCTCTCTGAAAGTTTTGATAACGCGGCCGCACGCGCCTCAGCAACTACATAGCGCGTCCGGATGAAGCGTTGAATCTGCTCGATCAGCAAAGTCCGATTCAGCTTAGACTCTGCCCTAAGCGGACTCGCAATTTCAAATGCGAGCGCGACGATCAAGACAAAAGATCTGAAGATCAGTCTTTTCAGCACCGGCGTTCTCCCGCTCGACTAAACGTACATCGAAAGGACGGCGGTGGACATGGGAAGCGCGCATTTCGAACGATTGGACGGCGCTTAATCGGTACGCCTTGCTGCCCTTGGTGTCGAAACCGAACGGCTGTGGCATTGCCCAACCTTCACTTCCCACGTCATCCGCCGAGAGCGGACTGCGAACTAACCACTATATTCTGCCGGGCGTAAGAACGAGATGAACGAATGGCCGATGTTGGGAAGCAGCAAGGCGGCCGCCAGCGGCGGCTTCTGGGTCTTTTGGGCAGCGGTCCTAACCATCGGTAACGAGGATCGAAGACCTTACGTCGCCGGTGCCGCGGGCAGCGTTGCCAGCGCGTGGCGGACGATATCGGCGTCGCGCTTCAGGCGGATGAGATGCTCGACGCTCAGCCCCATGCGCTCGAACAGCGCCTCGGCGAGACATCCGCAGCGGTCGCGCATCGCTGCGCCCTGCGGGGTGAGGCGGACGTTGACGCGGCGTTCGTCGGCTGCATCGCGCTCGCGCATCACATGCCCGCTCGCCTCCAGCCGTTTCACCAGCGGGGTGATCGTGCTTGATTCCAGCGCGAGCCGCTCGGCGATGGCGCCGATCGTGCGGCCGTCGGTCTCCCACAAAGCGTGGAGCACCAGATACTGTGGATAGGTAAGGCCGAGCTTGTCGAGCATCGGTTTGTACGCGCGACTGATCGCCATGCTCGTCGCATAGAGCGAGAAGCAGAGCTGGTCGTCGAGGGGGAGGGCAGCGGACATAAATTTCATATCGCGATAACGATGGGTCTGGACAAGGCTCCGTTCTTTTATATGTCACGATAACAAATATCGAGGAAAGGAATGCTCATGTCGGTCACTGTCGTTTACAGCACCCGCGCCACCTCCACCGGTGGCCGCGACGGCGACGCGCGGTCCGAGGACGGACGGTTTACCGCTAAGCTCTCAACGCCGAAGGAACTGGGCGGCGCGGGTGGCGAGGGGACCAATCCCGAGCAATTGTTCGCGGCGGGCTATTCGGCCTGCTTCATCGGCGCGCTAAAAGCGGCGGGTGCGCAGCTGAAGCTGCGCGTACCGGCGGAGACGAGTGTCACCGCAACGGTAGGGATCGGTCCGCGCGCGGCGGGTGGCTTCGGCATCACCGCCGATCTTGAGGTGAGCCTGCCCGGGCTCGACCACGCGGATGCGGAGCGGCTGGCCGAGGCCGCGCATCAGATTTGCCCCTATTCGAACGCGATCCGCAACAATGTGGATGTGGGGCTGACGGTCGTCTGAGGATTGGGCGCCTGAGGGATGGGTGCCTCCCGCATGACGTGGGGGGCACCTTACATCAGGCCATGCCGGATGAGCATTGCGTCCGGGTTGGGATCACGATCACGGAAGGCGCGGAAGCTCTCTGCCGCCGGACGGGTTGCGCCGCGCGCCAGCACTTCGCTGCGGAACCGGTCACCGGTGGCGCGGTCGACCAGCCCCGCCTGGGCGAAGGCCATGAAGCCGTCCGCCGCGAGCAGTTCCGCCCAGAGATAGCTGTAATAGCCCGCGGCATAGCCGCCCGCGAAGATATGGCTGAAGGCGTGCGGAAAGCGGTGCCACTCGGGTGGACGGATCACCGCCACCTCGTCGCGCACCGCCTCGATCACTTCCATCGGATCGCTGCCCATCGTGCCGAGGTGCAGCAACAGGTCGAACAGTGCGAATTCGATCTGGCGGACGAGGAACATCGCCGCCTGGAAATGGCGTGCCTTCACCATGCGATCGAACAAATCGGCGGGGAGGGGGGCGTTGGTCTTGTAATGGCCGGACATACCGGTCAGCACTTTGCGATCCCAGGCGAAATCCTCCATCAGCTGGCTCGGCAGTTCCACCGCATCCCATTCGACGCCGTTGGTGCCGGCGATGCTCGGCCTATCAACCTTGGTGAAGAGCAAGTGGAGGCAATGGCCCGTCTCGTGCAGCAGCGTCGTTACGTCGTCGTGGGTCAGCAGCGAGGGCGTCTCGCCGCCATTGGGCGCGAAATTGCAGACCAGATAGGCGACCGGCACGATTAGCGTATTGCCGTCGCGGAGCCGCGGGCGTGCCTCCGCCATCCATGCGCCGCCGCGCTTGCCGCTGCGCGCATGGAGATCGAGGTAGAGGCCGGCGATCACCGCATTATCTTCGCCGATGACGTCGAAGAAGCGCGCGTCGGGGTGGTACAGCGACACGTCGTCGCGCGCGACGAGGCGGATGCCAAACAGCCGCTGCAACAAAGTCTGCAAGCCGGCCATAACGCGTGCGACGGGGAAATAGCCGCGCACCTCCTGCGCATCGACCGCATAGCGCGCGCGGCGCAGGCGGTTGGAGACGAACGCATTGTCCCACGGCTGGAGATCGTCGATCCCGCAGTCGCTGGCGGCGAAAGCCTTCAACTTGACGAGGTCGCGCTCGGCTGCGGGCCTCGCGCGCCGGGCGAGATCGCGCAGGAAGGCGATCACCTCGCCGGCATTGGGCGCCATCTTGGTGGCGAGCGACCAGGCGACGGGATCGGTGAAGCCGAGCAATGCGGCGGCCTCGCGGCGTAATTCAAGGATGCGCGCGATGCGGGCGCTATTGTCGAATTCGCCCGGCCCCTGATCCGCGGCGCGGGTGCCGAAGGCGCGATAGACGCGGGCGCGCAGGTCGCGGTTCCCGGCGAAGGTGAGGATCGCGCTAACGCTCGGCTGCTGCAGCGTGATGCGCCAGCCACCGAGCCCCTTCGCGCGTGCGGCATCGGCGAACATCGCCATGTCCGCCTCCGACACGCCAGCGAGATCGGCGGGGTCGGTGATGTGCTCGCTCCACGCTTCGGTCGCGTCGAGCACGGCGCTGCCGAATTCGTTCGATAGCGCGGACAGTTCGATCGAGATTGCCTTGAACCGCTCGCGCGCCTCGGGTTCGAGCGCGACGCCGGCGAGGGAGAAATCGCGAATCGCGTGCTCCACCGCGACGCGGTCTGCCGTCGGGAGCTCCGCGAAAGCCGGCGCGGTGCTGAGCGCGACGAGCATGTCGTAGAGCTCGCGGTTCTGGCCGACCCGCATGTTGTACTCGACGAGGCGCTTCTGGCCCTCGGCATGGGCGGCGCGCAGCTCGGGCGTGTCGGCGACACCGTGGAGGTGCGAGACGGTGAACCAGATGGCGTTGAGCGCGGTTTCGGCGCGCTCATAGGGCAGCCAAGCGTTAGCGAAACCGGTCGGGCGCGTGCTGGTGAGCGCGGCGATGGTGGCGGCGTGATCGGCGATCGCAGTGTCGAGCGCGGGGTCGATCTGATCGGGCGCGATTTCGGCGAAACGCGGCAGGGTGAGTGGGTCGAGCAGGGGGTTGGTCATCGGTGGCGTCCTTCGAGTGCCGTCAGAGCAAGTGTGGCGGGTCGAGGCAAGAGGTGCCGCGCTCCAGTAGGGCGGCGCGAGCAGCGGGACAGATAACCGCGAGAAATGGAACCGGCGTATCAAGTCGCTGGCGCATTGGAGCAGCAGCTTGCGCAGCCTGGGTCAACCAACGTGCCAAAACAAGCCGTTCCGAGCCGATGGTTAGACCAGGAAGCCTGTCCGCTCACATGAATGGGCGGCAGGTTTGGGGTAGCGGAACAGGAAGCGTGAATGACCGAATTTGGGTCGTTGCGGACCGCTGTCCAGCCAAGACGGTCGCGCTGATCTCGGCGGCCAGAAGACCATGGCTCAGATCCGTCGCGCCGCTACCGCTTGCCTGGGATTGCTTCCCTGGCGATGAAGTCGATGACCGCTGCGCCGTTCGCGGTCGAAGGGGTGACAATGTCGAAGTGATTGGCGTTAGGCGGCGCAAGCTCCGCGACTGGATCCCCCGCGGCCTTTGCACCTGCAACATAGGGCTGCATGAAAGGGCGAAACTCGCCAATGACCAGCAATTGACGCAAACCCAGTGGGAGGTGTTCGGCCGGCGAAGCGAGTGCGTAGGCTGCTGGCTTGTCTGCTGGCAGCCCGCCCATCAGCGAAGCGATCACCGGCTGTCCGCAGACCTGCGCGTCGATGCCGACGAACGGCGCGAGCGCGGCGGGGCCGTCGATTGCCGCGACCGCGACCGGCCTGACCTTCACTGCGTTCCAAGGCGCCGGCAAGCGAGAGCGCGACGCCGCCCACATCGCCAAGTGCGCACCTGCCGAATGGCCGACTAGGATCACGCGCGACAAGACCAGCTTATAACGTTCGGCGATCTCGGCCAATTTGTCCTCGGCAGCAGCGACATCCTGGAAAGTCCCGGGCCAGCCCCCGCCTGGGTCGCCAATGCGGCGATACTCGATGTTCCAGGTCGCGAAGCCGCGCTTGCCGAGTGCGTCGGCGACCCCGGCGATGCCGGCGCGGGTGTCGTAATCATTGCGCCAGCAGCCGCCGTGGATGACGATCGCTACCGGGAATGGCCCGCGGCCGCTCGGTATGCGTAGGTCGGCGACCTGGAGTGGGTCCGCGCCATAGGAGATCGTCGCAAACGGCTTGGACGCCTTCGCACCGAATGCCTTGTAGATCGTCTCTGGTGACGGGGCGGGCGTTGCTGCGATTCCCCATCCAGCAAGCAGAGCCGCAGCCGATAGCTTCAACCAACGTGACATACGCGCCCCCTGAGAGAGCAATGCTATTTTGCAGCGCGCGCCTGTATTGGATGAATACGACACGCACCATCGCCGCCTGAGAGGAAAACCCTGGTAGGGTGAATGGCGGTGGTGTCGCTGAACCGGTCCGAACCCGTCACCTGTTTCGCTCCACCGCCGCCCATCAGACGCGAGAAGGTGAACGAGCGTCCGCCTCCGGGAACGCTTACATCGCCGTGGATGACTGCTTTTGGGTCAGATCCGCTGATCGGTAATCTCGCCTCGATGCTCCGTCAGACGACCTATCAGGAGCGCGGACCGACACTTCTGGGCAGATTTCCAAGCGCGGTACGGCTGTGGTCAGCTTGCTAGCTGTCCGCTGGGTTGCGTTGGGGTGACAAGCTCGGCACCCGACCGGTCTCCGGGCACGACGCGTTCGAGCAGGATCGCAATGGCGCCGACGAACGGTAGCACGATCAGCGCTCCTGCGAGATTGAACAGGACGTGCGCGTTGGCGATCCGCTGACCGGTGTCCTGAGCCGTTGCGGCACCGAACTGGGCAAGTTGATCAATCAGAAGAACGCCTATTAAGACCGCGCCAGCGTTAAATAGCAGGTGGAAGATGCCTGCCTTTACGGCGGCGCGCGACCGGCCGAGCGTTGCCAGCAGCGTGTCTGCACAAGTGCCGATTTCAGCGCCGAGCATAATGGCGACACCTGCGGGCAGGGTGATGACCCCGGTGCCTGCCAGCGTAATGACGATCCCCATCATCGCGGATGAAGACTGGATTGCTATTGTTACCAGTGCTCCAGCGAGCACACCGAGCAGCGGGTTCTCCAACCCGCGAAGCCACGCAACGATGCCGGCGTGCTCCTTGAGTGGCTCGGCCGCAGTGCCGATGATGTTCAGACCGAACAGTACTAGGCCCAGACCGAGCAGGATCGTGGCGTTTCGTCTGGCCGCGTCGGTTTTCGCTGACGCCTTCCATAGAAGGCCGGCGGCGATCGGCAGCGGCGCATAGGTGTCGATGTTCCAGGCGAATATCTGGCTGGAGAGAGTCGTTCCGATGTTGGCACCAAGGATCATCGGCAGCGCATGGGCGAACGAAATCAATCCCGCATCGACGATCGCGATCAGCAGGATGATGACCACCGAAGACGAGTCGAGCGCGATTGTCGCCGCGGTGCCGGCGCCCAACGCGAGGAAGCGGTTCGATGATGATCGCTCCAATAGCCTCTGAAAGCGGCCACCCTGCGCCTGCTTCAAGCTGCCTGCCAGTATGTCGACGCCATACAGAAACAGAGCGAGCCCACCGATTGCGCCCATCGCTAACGTGATCCAGTCGATACCTTCAGCCCGACCGCTGGCTTGGGCAGAAACCGAAGATGCGGCGCATAGCGATACGATCGCAGCAGCAGTGACAGGATAGATCAACGAGCGCCTGGACATGCATTGTCCTAACGTCGCTTTGCGACGCTGCGATGAACCCTCCGATCAGCGCCAGAAGGGCTTGCTGTCCATCAGCGTCGCATAAGCGTCGGCTGCTTCTTTGATCAGAGGATCACGCCTGGACATGTCGGGCTCAAGGGCGTCGGCGGTGGGAGTGCCGGCAAGCGAAAGTTCGGCAATGACGATCGGCGCTGTCGCCAGATCGTTCAGATCCCCAAGGTTGGCCTGAAGCGCGGCCAAGGCTTCGTGGAATGCCTTATAACGCCGCGCCGGCTTCTTGCCGCGGAAGAGACTTGCGAAAAACTCGGTAGCGTAGCGAAGCTTCTTCGCCTCGATACGGACGTCGTGCCGTTCGTCATCGCTGACTTCATCTAGATTTCGGCCAAGACGCTTGAGTCGACGCCGGTGTTTATCAAGAGCCGCTGCAGCAAAAACCTCGATAGCTTCCTCACGCACTGCGCTCCGGACGTCGTCGGAAGCCCACGAGCCGATCGCCGTCCATTCGGCCATGTCGAGCATCAACGCACGCGTCCGTTCGGACGCGAGCGCCGTCTGCACGGCTTCATAAGCTGACTTGCGAGCTGCATGCAGTGGCTTACCCGCCTTTCGGCTGGAGACCCGCTCCAGCATCACATCCAGGTTGCGAGCATGGCCGAGCTCCGCGGCGATCCAGCGCAGTTCGGTGCGAAGCTGATCGTATTGGTCGTCTGCAACGATGGTCTTGAAGGTCGACAGGGCGGAACGCAACCGACGCAGGGACACCCGCGCCTGATGCAGTGCGCCGGCATTCCCCGTGCGGCGCAAGATGTCCTCGTTGAGACGAAACTGGCGCACACAAGCCCCGACGATCATACGAAACCCGGCTGCGGTCGATGTACCAGGTCGCAGGGTCAATAGACCGGTCTTGACCGGCTTATCGAGGTCGGTGGTAGCCAACCTGTATCCGCGCTCCGACTTGGTAAGCACGCCTAGCCGTACCGGAACCGATTGATCGAGATCTCTTGCGAGCTCGAAGAGTGCGGCGGGTTCGCCGCGCTTGAGCTCCAGCTCGACTTCATGAACCGGGTCCGAGCGAGTTGCCGAGTGGACCGCGCCGCGATCGAATACCACCTCGATGACGGCGTCTGCTCGTTCAACCAAAACGGTCCTGCGAGTGACCTCGACACGGAAGAGCGGCTTGAGCCGATCGACGTCTGCGGCTGGTACCACACCGCTAATAGGGGCGTCATCGTCTTCGAGCACTGGTGCGTCGCCGTTGATCTCGCATTCCCACTCGGGACGGACGAACAGTCCAGCAGCAGCGCTACTCTCTGCCTTGATGGTTTGGATGCGTCGATCGCCAATCGTCCGGATACGCAGGGACAAGCCGGCCTCAAGCAGCTGCTGCTCGGGCGTATCGAAGTACACCGACTGCTGCTGTCGGTCGGTCGCTTGATCGCTGCTCAGCGGCTTTGTCGCTAGAAGCGCCGCGGAATTATCTGGATCGATGGCGAGCTTCAGCTCTTATTCTTCGTGCTGGCTGGTGATAATCCTGTCCCCGCCCGAAGCGAACCCCTTCG from Sphingomonas radiodurans includes the following:
- a CDS encoding nitrilase-related carbon-nitrogen hydrolase; this translates as MLLALSYSLHSLWWVAWVAPAPGIAAVSLAPIALQRRLGLAAGLLAGSSTFAYHLTVGGWATALVILSLVAAAWASVFRLAAMSAERRPALVAVLVVPAAWSAIETLMIHLSPHGSAGSIAYSQMSFLPAVQIASLGGVPAVSFVPLLAGSFAGLVLASALGSPVRGLRSAGALTAVVVGCALLFGVARLSVTRPDEGVRVAMLATDGLHERPRDWRSFRETYGPAIARAAVPGAVVLLPEAVAGMNAGEAEKAAGALSSFAHARATTIVAGVVVTDDARVTNRALVARANGRHAWYVKQHLVPGFEANMSPGDRPLMLDANLEKVGVAICKDMHFPTLGREYARAGARLMLVPALDFDVDDEMAARITALRGVEGGYSIARATRRGFSMASDPYGRILAERRSGRALSTLTATVPTVSAGPTVYATIGDAFGWLCVVGWAALVLARFLKLLSPPAVPVPALTCAKIERL
- a CDS encoding acyl-CoA thioester hydrolase/BAAT C-terminal domain-containing protein, producing MANTDTPRSRPRWKVWGKRILIAFGLLVLAFAGYFVWGLNQTRVCPVAAPGPTGVRIQTENTFGNYFPGRGVGPRPALVVIGGYDGGLGNEAKREALALQAAGFGALQVGYHCANTLPNKMSRLPLERFTEAIDWLKARPEVDPGRIGIIGYSKGAEAALTLAVRRPDVRAVAVGMPSSVVWDGMSPLTMISGGLRSTWTEHGKDVPSLPYGSWSHPRGGTYGVHSNGLQKVGEHPKSVIPVERTAAPILLICGDTDLVWPSCEMSEMIGGRLVQNGKAAPTLLRYPQAGHGVFGPALPPGSGSARYWSMMGGTEAANMSARRDSWPKTVEFLQQHLSE
- a CDS encoding DUF4386 domain-containing protein produces the protein MKPIIEIADLQEFRKLIPIAALLYGLDAVIAPVSFALDPAKLIGSAGSAGLTMRIAAAEPMIRLNMLSEAVYQTVEVFLALQMYRMFKPVSGDLARQMFVLALAPIPIMFLNLMTEVGALSLALDAGIANAFAPAQRDELAALMIRMHCHGVGIAGIFWGLWLLPLGLLIIQSGFVPKLLGLCELAGGVGWLLGSGAMLVMPGLAPAGAIATSERVAALMQLGELPFIVWLLALATRMNFQSRHRKAGHAKSDGTQEREPR
- a CDS encoding helix-turn-helix domain-containing protein, producing MPITVHLDDMLARRRMSLTELSEAIDITLANLSILKTGKAKAVRFSTLEAICAVLNCQPGDILSFQAEPGKSHDRTVRFPP
- a CDS encoding DUF2975 domain-containing protein, with the translated sequence MNGLLFVAIAAGLASSWAFHGFYRAMLVKADPTVDVAAALLGIRLLMLIGVAMTIASDRLLVPLASIAASAAHGDPFAPANAAGLRQIGWALLALQMLDVPCALLARFWPSLGAAAPAGDISVGGWLATLMVFVLARVFATGSAMRDDLAGTV
- a CDS encoding S41 family peptidase, encoding MLKRLIFRSFVLIVALAFEIASPLRAESKLNRTLLIEQIQRFIRTRYVVAEARAAALSKLSESVASGRYDIADDRAFAALVTEDLKAVTRDRHVYLVHDPAKASVLRAAPQMGYAALNAQAGVAAQRFRRENQGLIEQRILEGNVRYLNIVAFDWTNGVTSGVYDGAMRFLRDGDAIIIDVRQNAGGFPDAVHYLLSHFVEPNTLFVTFFEGTKATPLRSVRDLPSGRIKGKPIFVLTGPATASAAEELAYQIANRKLGEVVGEPTAGAGNQSDVFPIAGGFVLSLSTARAIDAITNTNWEGVGVLPTIASPVGSAMLIAHARALEQLALSASTDDQIRLRWELRIARARVAPPTMTAAALARYVGNYGDRHVTSRDGTLYWKRGAQAEIEMQALGDDWFLLGATGNQACFIAENGRVTSVVISRPDGDGAAIPRSAFSAR
- a CDS encoding MarR family winged helix-turn-helix transcriptional regulator is translated as MSAALPLDDQLCFSLYATSMAISRAYKPMLDKLGLTYPQYLVLHALWETDGRTIGAIAERLALESSTITPLVKRLEASGHVMRERDAADERRVNVRLTPQGAAMRDRCGCLAEALFERMGLSVEHLIRLKRDADIVRHALATLPAAPAT
- a CDS encoding organic hydroperoxide resistance protein; the encoded protein is MSVTVVYSTRATSTGGRDGDARSEDGRFTAKLSTPKELGGAGGEGTNPEQLFAAGYSACFIGALKAAGAQLKLRVPAETSVTATVGIGPRAAGGFGITADLEVSLPGLDHADAERLAEAAHQICPYSNAIRNNVDVGLTVV